In Microbacterium pumilum, the following proteins share a genomic window:
- a CDS encoding hydrolase: MSFWICATCAVEHAERVDVCAICADERQWVPADGQKWTTLTEMTEAGYRTELVEVEPDLWAISSRPDAGIGQQSKLVRTRSGCLLFDPIGFLDDAAIDRIRQLGPVVAIVASHPHMYGVQVEWSRSLGGVPVLIAEQDRMWVARPDAAIRTWSGEMEVLPGVTLTQPGGHFPGSAVVHWAAGADGKGALLSSDTIFANLDRTSVSFMRSYPNRLPLSGAVVDRIATHVERFDFDRLYGNFDNVIPTDARDVVRWSANRHIGWVRGDFDHLT, encoded by the coding sequence ATGTCCTTCTGGATCTGTGCGACCTGCGCGGTCGAACATGCCGAACGCGTCGACGTGTGCGCCATCTGCGCGGACGAGCGGCAATGGGTGCCCGCCGACGGGCAGAAGTGGACCACGCTGACCGAGATGACCGAGGCCGGCTACCGCACCGAGCTCGTCGAGGTGGAGCCCGACCTATGGGCGATCAGCAGCCGGCCGGACGCCGGAATCGGGCAGCAGTCGAAGCTTGTGCGCACCCGCTCTGGCTGCCTGCTGTTCGATCCGATCGGCTTCCTCGATGACGCCGCGATAGACCGCATCCGGCAACTCGGCCCGGTCGTGGCGATCGTGGCGAGCCATCCGCACATGTACGGCGTGCAAGTCGAGTGGAGCCGGAGCCTCGGCGGAGTGCCGGTGCTCATCGCGGAGCAGGATCGGATGTGGGTGGCGCGGCCCGACGCGGCCATTCGGACCTGGTCGGGTGAGATGGAGGTGCTGCCGGGGGTGACCCTCACGCAGCCGGGCGGGCACTTTCCGGGAAGCGCCGTCGTGCATTGGGCTGCGGGCGCGGACGGGAAGGGCGCGCTCCTGTCGAGCGACACCATCTTCGCCAACCTCGACCGCACCTCTGTCAGCTTCATGCGCAGCTACCCGAATCGCCTTCCGCTCTCGGGGGCCGTCGTCGACCGGATCGCCACGCACGTGGAGCGGTTCGACTTCGACCGGCTCTACGGCAACTTCGACAACGTGATTCCGACAGACGCCCGCGATGTCGTGCGCTGGTCGGCGAACCGCCACATCGGGTGGGTCCGAGGGGACTTCGACCATCTGACCTGA
- a CDS encoding aldo/keto reductase translates to MKQRTLAGRQVSAIGLGAMPLSMNNDKVLPAREDAIATVHAALDAGVTLIDTADCYAPAWNEMGHNERIVAEALRTWSGDTSGIFVATKGGITRNEGEVWGRDGSATYLRTAVEKSLDNLGVDVIDLYQYHRPDRWIVYGEIMVTLASLQEEGLIRAVGISNASVEEIAIARQVLGDGNLASVQNEFSPKHPGSIDELRYCGKHGIAFLPWSPLGGTGGGAREVGERFSAFREVGENHRVSPQQVVLAWELALDPQVIPIPGSRRPASIADSAKAADLELSDDELARLTDAVGISE, encoded by the coding sequence ATGAAGCAGCGCACACTGGCCGGGCGACAGGTGTCGGCGATCGGGCTCGGCGCCATGCCGCTCTCGATGAACAACGACAAGGTGCTCCCGGCGCGCGAGGACGCGATCGCCACCGTGCACGCCGCACTCGACGCCGGTGTCACCCTCATCGACACCGCGGACTGCTATGCGCCGGCATGGAACGAGATGGGCCACAACGAGCGGATCGTCGCCGAGGCGCTCCGCACCTGGAGCGGAGACACCTCCGGCATCTTCGTCGCGACGAAGGGCGGCATCACCCGCAACGAGGGCGAAGTGTGGGGCAGGGACGGCTCGGCGACCTACCTCCGCACCGCCGTGGAGAAGTCGCTCGACAACCTCGGCGTGGACGTGATCGATCTGTACCAGTACCACCGCCCCGACCGGTGGATCGTCTACGGCGAGATCATGGTCACTCTCGCCAGCCTCCAGGAGGAGGGCTTGATTCGCGCTGTCGGCATTTCGAACGCGAGTGTCGAAGAGATCGCGATCGCGCGGCAGGTGCTCGGCGACGGGAATCTCGCGAGCGTGCAGAACGAGTTCTCGCCCAAGCATCCGGGCAGCATCGACGAGCTGCGCTATTGCGGCAAGCACGGCATCGCGTTCCTTCCGTGGAGCCCGCTCGGCGGCACCGGGGGCGGAGCGCGCGAGGTCGGCGAACGCTTCTCAGCGTTCCGCGAGGTCGGCGAGAACCACCGCGTCAGCCCGCAGCAGGTCGTACTCGCCTGGGAGCTGGCACTCGATCCGCAGGTGATCCCGATCCCCGGCTCGCGGCGCCCCGCATCCATCGCCGACTCCGCGAAGGCGGCGGACCTCGAGCTGAGCGACGATGAGCTCGCCCGGCTGACGGATGCGGTCGGCATCAGCGAGTAG
- a CDS encoding putative immunity protein, which produces MASRQTLSESDRRVVAGWAADCAERVLAAFEAEAPADGRPRDAIGRARAFARGELSAAEEIRRRFVAGRAASQAGTPVAAAAARSAAQAAAVAHMGAHALGAAAYAAQAAALERPDRPGALHDEVRWQIDHLSDEARTALRRLPALGEDSAGPLGPGLLSSGQLATVIRAIQADLADPQRRAPSV; this is translated from the coding sequence ATGGCTTCACGTCAGACGTTGAGCGAGTCGGACCGTCGGGTCGTTGCAGGATGGGCCGCGGACTGTGCGGAGCGGGTTCTCGCGGCGTTCGAGGCAGAGGCGCCGGCGGATGGCCGACCTCGCGATGCGATCGGCCGAGCCCGGGCATTCGCCCGAGGAGAGCTCAGCGCGGCCGAGGAGATCCGCAGGCGGTTCGTCGCCGGCCGGGCCGCGTCGCAGGCGGGCACTCCTGTCGCCGCTGCGGCTGCTCGGTCCGCCGCACAGGCGGCCGCCGTCGCGCACATGGGTGCGCACGCGCTGGGCGCGGCGGCCTATGCGGCCCAGGCAGCGGCGCTGGAGCGCCCGGACCGGCCCGGCGCGCTCCACGACGAGGTGCGGTGGCAGATCGATCACCTGAGTGACGAGGCCCGGACGGCGCTTCGGCGCCTGCCGGCCCTTGGCGAGGACTCCGCCGGCCCCCTGGGTCCAGGACTTCTCTCGTCCGGCCAGCTCGCCACGGTCATCCGAGCCATTCAGGCTGATCTCGCCGATCCGCAGCGGCGCGCGCCATCCGTCTGA
- a CDS encoding carboxymuconolactone decarboxylase family protein, with protein MTNEARVPAIEITGPMGAVMKFAARKMLGEVPDSLGVMWNNPKVLMDMMGVNRKAEKWHELDKNLGVLANMAAAASVGCSFCLDLNYFMSRSHGLDETKARGVPGWRESVVYTPLERHVMEYAEAMCQTPVAVTDELAATLLDRLGAPALLELTAHIAIMNMSARANIALGIRSQGLAASCGMPPLATGATTADVGSTA; from the coding sequence ATGACCAACGAAGCCCGAGTGCCTGCGATCGAGATCACGGGTCCGATGGGCGCCGTGATGAAGTTCGCGGCCCGAAAGATGCTGGGTGAGGTTCCCGACTCGCTCGGCGTGATGTGGAACAACCCCAAAGTCCTCATGGACATGATGGGCGTCAACCGCAAGGCCGAGAAGTGGCACGAGCTCGACAAGAACCTCGGCGTCCTCGCCAACATGGCGGCCGCCGCCTCGGTGGGGTGCAGCTTCTGCCTCGACCTCAACTACTTCATGTCGCGCAGTCACGGACTCGATGAGACGAAGGCCCGCGGGGTGCCGGGGTGGCGCGAATCGGTCGTCTACACCCCGCTCGAGCGTCACGTCATGGAGTACGCCGAGGCGATGTGCCAGACGCCTGTGGCGGTCACCGATGAGCTCGCCGCGACGCTGCTCGACAGGCTCGGCGCCCCCGCGCTGCTCGAGCTGACCGCACACATCGCGATCATGAACATGTCGGCCCGGGCCAACATCGCGCTCGGCATCCGCTCGCAGGGTCTCGCCGCTTCGTGCGGGATGCCCCCGCTCGCGACGGGGGCGACCACCGCGGACGTAGGCTCGACCGCATGA
- a CDS encoding RNA polymerase sigma-70 factor: protein MSSPRGSDGADPFVTHRSLLFTVAYEMLGSAADAEDVLQESWLRWAHVDQQHVRDPRAYLVRIVTRQALNQLRTVARRREDYVGEWLPEPLLTTPDVADDVELAENVSIAMLTVLETLAPTERAVFVLREVFDVPFDEIAEAVDKSPAAVRQIAHRARDHVAARRPRIRVGRTEHEEVVERLVAALSAGDIQALMDVLAPDVVSVADSGGHVRGAARRPVVGADRLARYLLGGIAKAGASFAMSPMSLNGEPGVRIEVDGILAAAVSVTVENGRITRIYSVANPDKLAWLDAELALTR, encoded by the coding sequence ATGAGCAGCCCGCGCGGCTCGGACGGCGCCGACCCATTCGTCACCCATCGAAGCCTGCTGTTCACAGTCGCCTACGAGATGCTCGGATCGGCTGCCGACGCCGAAGACGTGCTGCAGGAATCCTGGCTGCGGTGGGCGCATGTCGATCAGCAGCACGTGCGGGATCCCCGTGCCTACCTGGTGCGGATCGTGACCCGTCAGGCACTCAATCAGCTGCGCACGGTGGCGCGCCGACGTGAGGATTATGTGGGCGAGTGGCTGCCCGAGCCGCTTCTCACGACCCCGGATGTCGCCGACGACGTCGAGCTCGCCGAGAACGTGTCCATCGCGATGCTGACGGTGCTCGAGACGCTCGCGCCGACCGAGCGCGCGGTGTTCGTGCTTCGCGAGGTCTTCGATGTGCCCTTCGACGAGATCGCCGAGGCCGTCGACAAGTCGCCCGCCGCCGTGCGCCAGATCGCGCATCGCGCGCGGGATCATGTCGCCGCACGTCGTCCGCGCATCCGTGTCGGCCGCACCGAGCACGAGGAGGTCGTCGAGCGCCTGGTCGCGGCGTTGAGCGCCGGCGACATCCAGGCTCTGATGGACGTGCTCGCACCCGACGTCGTCTCGGTCGCCGACAGCGGCGGACACGTGCGCGGCGCCGCACGTCGTCCGGTCGTCGGAGCGGACCGCCTGGCCCGCTACCTGCTCGGGGGCATCGCGAAGGCGGGTGCGTCCTTCGCGATGTCGCCGATGTCGCTGAACGGCGAGCCCGGGGTGCGGATCGAGGTCGATGGGATCCTGGCTGCCGCGGTCAGCGTAACCGTCGAGAACGGGCGTATCACCCGCATCTACTCGGTCGCGAACCCCGACAAGCTCGCGTGGCTGGATGCGGAGCTCGCGCTCACGCGATGA
- a CDS encoding ABC transporter permease, with product MKAAMKVEALKLVRSPVGVIAAASIVGGVVVLIATMMAAIRSGNLELTAKLGADATFDWSGLVSGAAQITGAGGLIGFGVVLAWLFAREFADGTITGLFGLPVGRGTIAAAKLAIYALWAIGATLLLSAALLVLGLILGFGPPDAAAWAGIGRQSALGFLTAAVALPVAWVATAARSLLAGVSCAIGLVVVAQVGALTGMGGWMPVAAPSLWAISGGTAVSAVQLAAPVVLAGVVGAVTVWSWHRLQLDR from the coding sequence GTGAAGGCCGCGATGAAGGTCGAGGCGCTGAAACTCGTGCGATCGCCCGTCGGCGTCATCGCCGCCGCGTCGATCGTCGGCGGGGTCGTCGTGCTCATCGCGACGATGATGGCGGCGATCCGTTCCGGCAATCTGGAGCTGACCGCCAAGCTGGGGGCGGACGCCACATTCGACTGGTCGGGCCTGGTGAGCGGCGCGGCGCAGATCACCGGCGCCGGCGGCCTGATCGGCTTCGGGGTGGTGCTGGCGTGGCTCTTCGCGCGCGAGTTCGCCGACGGAACCATCACCGGCCTCTTCGGCCTGCCCGTCGGACGAGGCACCATCGCCGCCGCGAAACTCGCGATCTACGCGCTCTGGGCGATCGGTGCGACCTTGCTGCTCAGTGCGGCCCTGCTCGTCTTGGGTCTCATCCTCGGCTTCGGACCCCCCGATGCGGCCGCGTGGGCGGGAATCGGCCGGCAGTCGGCGCTCGGCTTCCTCACTGCTGCGGTCGCTCTGCCTGTGGCATGGGTCGCGACCGCGGCGCGGTCGCTCTTGGCCGGCGTGAGCTGTGCCATCGGGCTCGTCGTCGTCGCGCAGGTCGGCGCCCTGACGGGCATGGGCGGATGGATGCCCGTCGCCGCGCCGTCGCTCTGGGCGATCTCCGGCGGAACCGCCGTCTCTGCGGTCCAGCTTGCGGCGCCGGTGGTGCTCGCCGGAGTCGTCGGGGCTGTCACCGTGTGGTCCTGGCATCGGCTGCAACTCGATCGCTGA
- a CDS encoding ABC transporter ATP-binding protein gives MTPLLQLDGTTRRFRGGDGVHDLRLSLAPGEIVALVGLNGAGKTTLMRLALGMLRPQEGTVRIAGGDLATAPAAVWREVGHLIEVPLAYPELTTRQNLRAAAALRGADPSCVERAITEWKLDGYADRRVRRLSLGNRQRVGLASALQHAPRLVVLDEPSNALDPAGVLVLRDALLQRADAGAAVLVSSHHLDEVARIAHRIVVMNGGRLIGELEPATSELERVFFERVRIDDEERRAVAA, from the coding sequence ATGACTCCGCTGCTGCAACTCGATGGCACCACTCGGAGGTTCCGCGGAGGTGACGGTGTGCACGACCTCCGGCTGTCGCTCGCACCGGGAGAGATCGTCGCCCTTGTCGGACTCAACGGCGCCGGCAAGACCACGCTGATGCGGCTTGCGCTCGGCATGCTGCGGCCGCAGGAAGGCACCGTCCGGATCGCCGGCGGTGATCTCGCCACCGCTCCCGCTGCGGTGTGGCGCGAGGTCGGACACCTCATCGAGGTGCCGCTCGCCTACCCCGAACTGACGACGCGACAGAACCTGCGCGCGGCGGCGGCGCTCCGCGGCGCCGACCCGTCGTGCGTCGAGCGAGCAATCACGGAGTGGAAGCTCGATGGGTACGCCGATCGCCGAGTGCGCCGCCTGTCGCTCGGCAACAGGCAGCGGGTCGGGCTCGCCTCGGCGCTGCAGCACGCTCCACGGCTCGTCGTGCTCGACGAGCCGAGCAACGCGCTCGACCCCGCGGGCGTGCTCGTGCTTCGAGATGCCCTCCTGCAGCGAGCGGATGCCGGCGCCGCCGTGCTGGTGAGCAGCCACCACCTCGATGAGGTGGCCCGCATCGCGCACCGGATCGTCGTGATGAACGGCGGCCGCCTGATCGGAGAGCTGGAGCCTGCGACATCCGAACTCGAACGCGTGTTCTTCGAGCGCGTGCGGATCGATGACGAGGAGCGAAGGGCGGTGGCCGCGTGA
- a CDS encoding helix-turn-helix domain-containing protein, producing MAREATRRKLEAAAMALFVERGYAATTTAQIARRAGVSEMTLFRHFASKSAFLVEDPYDPLIAAAVRARPSDEPALPATIRGIRAAWAAVEPPDVAIVRERLRIVATTPSLRGALAAGSAATEQAIVDALVERDTPAPESRVVAAAVVAGLNAALIDWSLSDDANISTALQTAFRALGEA from the coding sequence ATGGCGCGAGAAGCGACACGCAGAAAGCTCGAGGCCGCGGCGATGGCCTTGTTCGTCGAGCGCGGGTACGCCGCGACGACCACGGCGCAGATCGCGCGTCGCGCGGGCGTCAGCGAGATGACACTGTTCCGCCATTTCGCGAGCAAGTCGGCCTTCCTCGTCGAAGACCCCTACGACCCACTCATCGCCGCTGCGGTGCGCGCTCGTCCGAGCGACGAGCCCGCCCTGCCCGCAACCATTCGCGGCATCCGGGCCGCGTGGGCTGCCGTGGAACCTCCCGACGTCGCCATCGTGCGCGAACGACTGCGGATCGTCGCGACGACGCCTTCCCTGCGTGGCGCGCTTGCGGCGGGCAGTGCGGCGACGGAACAGGCGATCGTCGACGCCCTCGTGGAGCGCGACACGCCCGCCCCCGAGAGCAGGGTCGTCGCTGCAGCCGTGGTTGCCGGGCTCAATGCGGCACTCATCGACTGGTCGCTGAGCGATGACGCGAACATCTCGACCGCGCTGCAGACGGCCTTCCGGGCATTGGGGGAAGCATGA
- a CDS encoding MFS transporter gives MPETTLPATDRRRWVTLAVVGLAQLMVVLDATVVNIALPSAQADLGFSDGQRQWIITAYSLAFGSLLLLGGRLGDLWGRKRTFIIGLIGFAVASSLGGAADTFELLVASRALQGAFGALLAPTALALLTTTFIIPKERARAFGVFGAIAGAGGAIGLLLGGVLTEYAGWRWSLYINVVIAVFALVGALIFIPFHARTGPRPKLDIPGTLLVSGGLFSLVYGFSNAETDGWDSPLTWGMLAAAVILLAAFVFWQTRAEHPLLPLSIVLDRNRGAAFLSVMVAGAGMFGIFLFVTYYLQATLGYSPIQTGLAFLPMIAMLVLAAQLGTNIFVPRFGPKVLVPIGMTLGVIAMIYLTHLTATSVYIADVLPPLMIMGFAMGTIMPASMQTATLGVDRAFAGVAGATVNTSQQVGGSVGTALLNTLAATATTDYLAAHLPLTAEVATDAALAGYSTAYLWGAGFFAAGAVMSALLFRRRGHGLSLSHAPAPAAEVGAEPVIAH, from the coding sequence ATGCCTGAAACCACACTGCCGGCGACCGATCGTCGTCGCTGGGTCACACTCGCCGTCGTCGGCCTCGCTCAGCTCATGGTCGTCCTCGATGCAACCGTCGTGAACATCGCTCTTCCCTCGGCACAGGCCGATCTCGGGTTCTCGGACGGTCAGCGTCAGTGGATCATCACCGCCTACTCCCTCGCCTTCGGCAGCCTGCTGCTGCTCGGCGGCCGACTCGGCGACCTGTGGGGCCGCAAACGCACCTTCATCATCGGCCTCATCGGATTCGCGGTCGCCTCGTCGCTCGGCGGCGCGGCGGACACCTTCGAACTGCTGGTGGCGTCCCGCGCCCTGCAGGGAGCCTTCGGCGCTCTCCTGGCCCCGACAGCCCTTGCGCTGCTGACGACGACCTTCATCATCCCCAAGGAGCGCGCACGCGCCTTCGGTGTCTTCGGAGCTATCGCGGGCGCCGGCGGCGCGATCGGCCTCCTCCTCGGCGGAGTGCTCACGGAGTACGCCGGATGGCGCTGGAGTCTGTACATCAACGTCGTGATCGCCGTATTCGCCCTCGTCGGCGCACTCATCTTCATCCCGTTCCACGCTCGCACGGGACCGCGACCCAAGCTCGACATCCCCGGAACCCTGCTCGTGTCGGGTGGTCTCTTCAGCCTGGTCTACGGCTTCTCGAACGCCGAGACCGACGGCTGGGATTCGCCCCTGACGTGGGGAATGCTCGCCGCAGCCGTCATCCTGCTCGCCGCATTCGTGTTCTGGCAGACCCGCGCCGAGCACCCGCTCCTTCCGCTCTCGATCGTCCTGGACCGCAACCGCGGCGCAGCGTTCCTCTCTGTCATGGTCGCCGGAGCGGGGATGTTCGGGATCTTCCTGTTCGTCACGTACTACCTCCAGGCGACGCTCGGATACTCACCGATCCAGACCGGCCTGGCATTCCTGCCGATGATCGCGATGCTCGTGCTCGCCGCGCAGCTCGGCACCAACATCTTCGTGCCCCGCTTCGGCCCCAAGGTGCTCGTGCCGATCGGAATGACGCTGGGCGTCATCGCGATGATCTACCTCACGCACCTCACCGCCACGAGCGTCTACATCGCAGACGTCCTGCCGCCCCTCATGATCATGGGCTTCGCGATGGGAACGATCATGCCCGCCTCGATGCAGACCGCCACGCTCGGCGTCGACCGCGCGTTCGCCGGTGTCGCCGGTGCGACGGTCAACACGAGTCAGCAGGTCGGCGGCTCGGTCGGCACGGCGCTGCTGAACACCCTCGCCGCCACCGCGACGACCGACTACCTCGCAGCTCACCTGCCGCTGACCGCGGAGGTGGCGACGGATGCCGCGCTCGCCGGCTACTCGACGGCGTACCTGTGGGGCGCCGGGTTCTTCGCCGCCGGCGCGGTCATGTCGGCACTGCTGTTCCGGCGCCGCGGGCACGGCCTCTCGCTCAGCCACGCGCCTGCGCCCGCAGCGGAGGTCGGTGCCGAACCGGTGATCGCGCACTGA
- a CDS encoding TetR/AcrR family transcriptional regulator, giving the protein MAQTDLLEGKARLGRKRDHTRDAEILDAALDVLAEEGYDGMTIDMVAARAKAGKATVYRRWASKTDLVLDAVACLKPNDIDYASPPDTGTLRGDLVAMVKTPTIRESERKLKIMGGIVSMIARDSELADAAQAALVEPRAGANRIIFQRAVDRGEIPADSDIDTLCMIGPAMMTYRSLMLQLPASRDLAIATIDRVILPAAGIRPTTN; this is encoded by the coding sequence ATGGCGCAGACCGACCTTCTCGAAGGCAAGGCGCGCCTCGGTCGCAAGCGGGATCACACGCGCGATGCCGAGATCCTGGATGCCGCACTGGACGTCCTCGCTGAAGAAGGCTACGACGGCATGACCATCGACATGGTCGCCGCCCGGGCCAAGGCCGGCAAGGCGACCGTCTACCGCCGATGGGCGTCCAAGACGGACCTCGTCCTCGACGCCGTCGCGTGCCTCAAGCCCAACGACATCGACTACGCCTCCCCTCCCGACACCGGCACGCTGCGCGGTGACCTCGTCGCGATGGTCAAGACGCCCACCATCCGCGAGAGCGAGCGCAAGCTCAAGATCATGGGCGGCATCGTGTCGATGATCGCCCGCGACTCCGAACTCGCCGACGCGGCGCAGGCCGCGCTCGTCGAACCGCGCGCGGGCGCCAATCGCATCATCTTCCAGCGCGCTGTCGATCGAGGCGAGATCCCGGCCGACAGCGACATCGACACCCTCTGCATGATCGGGCCCGCGATGATGACCTACCGGTCGCTGATGCTGCAGCTGCCCGCATCCCGCGATCTCGCGATCGCCACGATCGACCGCGTCATCCTCCCCGCCGCCGGTATTCGACCGACCACGAATTGA
- the helR gene encoding RNA polymerase recycling motor ATPase HelR gives MNPLTTSVFDLPARLAPKADPSLIAADEEHFAALARSLEESIADLSRRLDAVRTERGGTGQQALDRDLEIHRLTARLSTLRRFGLDLCLGQMVSADSGSGGDLYIGRLGLTDGAGRRLLLDWRSPAAEPFFGATHANPMGLVSRRRYRWRRGRIIDYWDEVFTADGLERRIALDDESAFIASLGVGRTSRMRDVLATIQADQDAIIRAGSQGPLVVDGGPGTGKTVVALHRTAYLLYSDARIGRGGGGVLFVGPHQAYLAYVDDILPSLGEDGVQICTLRDLVAEGATAGVEENPDAARLKSSVRLLTAIEAATALYERPPSTGLTAETPWLDVWLDAEDWTEAFRSAEPGAAHNEARDQVWATLLDILVDRRGDVPAGLFRRALLRDEQLVRAFDRAWPLIDPTALVAQLWSSPSFLQRCAPWLSSDEVATLQRHESHGWTLSDLPFLDAARQRIGDPDESRRRREREAVLAAEREEMSRVIDHLIAADDSEMAVMSMLRGRDFQNTLADDAGLPSADPDVLAGPFAHIVVDEAQELTDAEWQMLLARCPSRSFTIVGDRAQARHGFTESWQDRLRRVGFPRMELASLTVNYRTPEEVMAAAEPVIRTILPDANVPTSIRSTGIPVRHGAASELHAILDTWLDEHAEGIACVIGDGAFESTSRVRSLTPELSKGLEFDLVVLVDPDSFGGGIEGAVDRYVAMTRATQQLVVLTHPVAEPRRAADASTRSATAPGVPPAQFVVGRIPAAGRMTRSIVAIARSRDAGSCSISDR, from the coding sequence GTGAACCCCCTGACCACGAGCGTTTTCGACCTTCCCGCCCGCCTTGCGCCGAAGGCCGACCCATCACTCATCGCCGCCGACGAGGAGCACTTCGCCGCCCTCGCCCGGAGTCTCGAGGAGTCGATCGCCGACCTGTCCCGTCGCCTTGATGCAGTTCGGACGGAGCGAGGCGGAACGGGCCAGCAGGCGCTGGACCGCGACCTCGAGATCCATCGCCTCACGGCCCGGCTGAGCACGCTGCGGCGGTTCGGACTCGACCTGTGTCTCGGACAGATGGTCAGCGCGGACAGCGGAAGCGGCGGCGACCTCTACATCGGCCGGCTCGGCCTCACGGACGGTGCGGGTCGTCGGCTGCTGCTCGACTGGCGTTCTCCTGCGGCCGAGCCATTCTTCGGAGCGACCCACGCCAACCCGATGGGCCTGGTGAGCCGGCGGCGATACCGCTGGCGCCGCGGCCGGATCATCGACTATTGGGACGAGGTGTTCACCGCCGACGGGCTGGAGCGGCGGATCGCGCTCGACGACGAGTCCGCGTTCATCGCCAGCCTCGGCGTGGGCCGGACGAGCCGGATGCGCGATGTGCTGGCCACGATCCAAGCCGACCAGGATGCCATCATCCGCGCCGGCTCGCAGGGGCCACTGGTCGTCGATGGCGGCCCGGGCACCGGCAAGACCGTCGTCGCCCTGCACCGCACGGCCTACCTGCTCTACTCCGATGCGCGGATCGGACGCGGTGGTGGAGGCGTGCTCTTCGTGGGACCGCACCAGGCATACCTGGCCTATGTCGACGACATCCTGCCCAGCCTCGGCGAAGACGGCGTGCAGATCTGCACCCTCCGAGATCTCGTCGCCGAGGGCGCGACGGCAGGCGTCGAAGAGAATCCGGATGCCGCTCGCCTGAAGTCGTCGGTGCGACTGCTGACCGCGATCGAAGCCGCCACCGCCCTCTACGAGCGACCTCCGTCGACCGGTCTGACGGCGGAAACCCCCTGGCTCGACGTGTGGCTGGACGCCGAGGACTGGACCGAGGCATTCCGCTCAGCCGAGCCGGGCGCCGCGCACAACGAGGCACGCGATCAGGTCTGGGCGACGCTCCTCGACATCCTCGTCGACAGGCGGGGCGACGTGCCGGCCGGACTGTTCCGCCGAGCGCTGCTGCGGGACGAGCAGCTCGTGCGCGCGTTCGATCGTGCATGGCCGCTGATCGATCCGACCGCTCTCGTGGCCCAGCTGTGGTCATCGCCATCGTTCCTGCAGCGTTGCGCACCATGGCTGAGTTCCGACGAGGTGGCGACCTTGCAGCGGCACGAATCGCACGGATGGACCCTATCCGATCTGCCGTTCCTGGATGCCGCACGGCAGCGGATCGGTGATCCGGACGAGTCTCGGCGCCGACGGGAGCGCGAGGCGGTGCTCGCGGCCGAGCGAGAGGAGATGTCGAGGGTCATCGACCACCTGATCGCCGCCGACGACTCCGAGATGGCGGTCATGTCGATGCTGCGCGGGCGGGACTTCCAGAACACGCTGGCGGATGACGCCGGCCTGCCGTCCGCCGACCCCGATGTTCTCGCGGGCCCGTTCGCGCACATCGTCGTGGACGAGGCCCAGGAGCTCACCGACGCGGAGTGGCAGATGCTGCTGGCTCGCTGTCCCTCGCGGAGCTTCACCATCGTCGGAGACCGCGCCCAGGCCAGGCACGGCTTCACCGAATCGTGGCAGGACCGTCTGCGCCGAGTCGGGTTCCCACGGATGGAGTTGGCGTCGCTCACCGTCAACTACCGAACGCCGGAGGAGGTGATGGCAGCGGCCGAGCCCGTCATCCGAACCATCCTGCCGGATGCGAACGTACCGACCTCCATCCGCAGCACGGGCATTCCGGTGCGACACGGAGCCGCATCCGAACTGCACGCGATCCTCGACACGTGGCTCGACGAGCACGCCGAAGGCATCGCCTGCGTCATCGGCGACGGGGCCTTCGAGTCGACCAGTCGCGTGAGATCACTCACCCCCGAGCTGTCGAAGGGGCTCGAGTTCGACCTGGTCGTGCTGGTCGATCCCGATTCGTTCGGCGGTGGGATCGAAGGAGCCGTCGACCGCTATGTCGCGATGACACGGGCGACCCAGCAGCTCGTCGTGCTCACGCACCCGGTCGCTGAGCCTCGAAGGGCCGCGGACGCTTCGACACGCTCAGCGACCGCTCCCGGGGTTCCCCCGGCTCAATTCGTGGTCGGTCGAATACCGGCGGCGGGGAGGATGACGCGGTCGATCGTGGCGATCGCGAGATCGCGGGATGCGGGCAGCTGCAGCATCAGCGACCGGTAG